The Aedes albopictus strain Foshan chromosome 1, AalbF5, whole genome shotgun sequence genomic interval gattcctccaggaatttctctagggattcctccaggaattccaccaggcattcctcctggcattcccccaggaattcttccagggtttcaggaatttctcaaggaattgtcccagtaattcctccaaggattcctcaaggaactccaccagcgattccaccaggaatacctccagggtttctccaggaatgtcttcaggaatttctccagagttccttcaagaatttctccaaggattcttccaggaatttctccagacattcctccaggaatttctccagacattcctccaggaatatctctagggatttctccacggattcctccaggaatacctcaaggggttcctgaaggaattcctccaggctatcctccagaaataccttcagggattcctcctgggattcttccaggaattcccccaggcattcctccaggatttcctacagagattccggaagaaatttctccaaagattcctccaggagtttcgtcagggatttctccaagaatttctcaatggttcccccagcaatttctccagggattcctcaaaaaaatcatgcaaggattcctccagaaactccttcagggattcctcaaggaattcccccagggttttctctagggattccttaaaggattcatccaggaattcctccacaaataacctccagggatttctcctgggcttcctccagggattcccccagggattcctccagaaattcttcaaaaaatacctccagggattcctcctgggcttcctccagggattcctcctgggcttcctccagggattcctgcaaggattcctctaaaaaatacctgcagggattcctccaggaattcctcaggaaattcccaaatggaggagaacgtgcctctggagccgacctactgatacctgaaggattcctccaggaatacctccaagaattccaccaggaatttctccagggattcctccaggagtttctccagggattccttaaggaattcctccagggcgcctccaggaatttcgccaagggctcctccaggggatcctccagaaatacctccaggaattgctccagggattcctccaagtataccttaagaaattccaccaggaatttccccagggattcttccaggaatttctccagggattctttaaataatttttccaggattcctccaggaatttcgtcacggattcctccaggatttcctccagggatttctcaagggaatcttccagaaattcctccattaattcctacagggattcctcaaggaatttctccagggattgctccaagaattcctccaaggactccttaaggaattcatccaggaattcccccaaagtttccttaagcaattcctccagggactcctccaggaatacatccatcgattcctccaggattttctccagggatcccttaacgaatttctctagggttttttttttcaagtattcctccaaggatttttttttcataaatttctccagggatacctccagggtttcctccaagaaatcctgcacgaattctttcaaaaaaaccggagatcgacaagccaagggctgaaaatttccttaataaagctcctgagcgattccaagcaacagcatcaaaattaaggaaaatttttaattcatgattttctattgaactgaaactttgcacagtttttcagttccatctaaatcgccatttttcgatatcaaatttttatttagagccacgactaacttttcaaaagggtgtatgtgaaaatggttcaaaaatattcaaaaatatgcacagcaaaaacggattgttcgattgttatgaatttttcagcaaagttagatagctaaatggtgatttctaagaaaatatacactgtgaaaaaaaaaatctattttatcattgaaaaacatcatttttgtcacaaaaactcaaatatctcaaaaccctatctttttaccaacttgaattttttagggaaaacggtccattgtattagcaatctgccataaaaatttggtgatggtaaactaataaacaaaaaagttataacatttcaaaaatttcacaatttttacatttagtaaaaaaaaattttctgtgtaaattatttcggccgggaatcgcgatttgatgctgattttattgttcagcaaagttagataactaaatggcgattcctaagaaaatatacactgtgaaaaaaatcttttttaacattaaaaaatatcatttttgtcacaaaaactcaaatatctcaaaaccctatctttttaccaacgtaattttttagagaaaacggtccattgtattagcaatctaccatgaaaataaacaaaaaagttatgacaattcaaacatttcacaattttcacatttagtaataattttttttagtgtaaattatttcggccggaaattgaagtttgatgctgattttattgttaatggccttgcgtgagtaaaacaagttgtttttattatatattatatatacatataatataatatactatgtaccgtaatgttccgattttatcacgccctccgcgcattagtcgtttattcattaatttgctgttacatttgaggacaagtgttttccctcttcttcaagattaatgttgaaagcgtgttttgcaacgttaaaaatattgaaatgggtatagatgttgaagaatattacagggcatttttgaaaaggggcgtaattaaattgtttaaacagatgtcgctgatggcaatttctcagttgttgtcgttttcgaacttcctgcgccctgctttaccgatgatatacagatggctcgtttgtcaaattctagacggcaggacgtgcaaatgcgtaattttgtacacaatgtggacatttgggcataaccagtctctttcagtttatctatggtgctttcggtgagatttcgtaactcttttgaacatttttttttttcatcaaacggtctacaagagagcgttgagttgaagacctttgagaaagcgactgttcatcttgttcgttagattataataaacaaaatcacttattaattttaacttacttgtttggtgttggtggctgaagaaaaaaaatactatacaatttttaatattcatagcggtagtatttttttgtttttttcgtgagcattgtcaggtatgtatacagacaaacaaacgtaacactggcgaaattttcattgaccacgccttcaacgatcattttgaatcttggttgtggctttcataacaagaagagcgcccatcgtttttctttgcgtttgacgtttcacactagcgccttctgatgacgatattgcacaacgcagtgtttcgtgaaacatttccaccaggtggtgatagtgtgaactgggcgatgaattttcactaaaattgttctaggcgtttcgtctgtttgtctgtggtatgtacctcttatgcatttgttgttgttgaagttactcgcattcttccgatcataaagtctgttctctacacacttaattttgattaccgagttcggtaattttttgacgagattaaaactgctgagcaccgaactcgttcagcaaaaatgcattgtttaccttttccatacgattttgacagttgttttactgagcctcagtaaaatcgattaccgaaactaccgagatcgtactgctgttataatctcgtcaaaaaagtaccgaacaggcaattcagaaataagtgtgtaagagggattttttttgcggataaactagacgtatacgcgtataaaaaaacttttattatacagcttttgtcttaaaaataaattcaattccatttttcttataatcaacagcttttcaacactatcaagggattttttcaccagtcacgtacaataaaaagtatgacaatctcaatatttttgatcacaacactggatcgcgtctaagtttcaaatagatactatagtaattacgaataatcaaactaaagtatcatgaaaacaacttgtttaattcaggcggtagcctttacaataaaatcagcatcaaaatataattctcgaaataatttacacagaaaaaaatttttttttgttactaaatgtaaaaattgtgaaatgtttgaaatgtcataacttttttgtttatcagtttaccatcaccaaaattttatggtagatagctgatataatgggccatttcccctaaaaaattgaagttggtaaaaagatagggttttgagatatttgagtttttgtgacaaatatcatattttttcaaagtagaaaaagaaattttttacagtgtatattttctaaggaatcatcatttagttatctaactttgctgaaaaatttataacaatcgaacaatccgtttttgctgtacagcttttagaatattttagaactattttcgcatacacccttttgaaaagttagtcgtgagtgaatatgaaggtttaatataaaaaaatggcgatttacatgaaattgaaaaactgtgcaaagtttcagatatttttgaaatggtcgctcaggatcgactgacatgactccgtggaattcctctcctcctcttcttggcgtaaagtcccaactgggacaaagcctgctactcagcttagtgttctatgagaacttccacagttattaactgagagcttcctctgccaatgaccattgtgcatgtgtagggtaaaaaatataatttggacatgtatgtaatttggacatgcacggcgatgtatgtcttgttccggggagctaataaaagtggatacttctcaatatcgattattagatcaaacagaccctattctgatgactcacgttgaaaatacgcttaacaattaagaatttacttcaaaattatcgaaaatgtaaattctttcactaaaacccctcaaatgcacaggtatgcaagacgacatacacttcacagtcgaaTACAATATTCACCGCAAAATCGTTGATTTAATAATTGCAAGAAATttcaaagccttattgcaatgaaacatgttcaataaagaaacattaggcagccaatctcttaacattcatctagaacgcttaaaataggtggtgtccaaaatacattacaagttttctactgtaaatatattttggtcatctgacgaactacatggggatgctgtgcgattgcatacttggaggcgtattttgggggctggcgatatttcctcgatttttacaaaaactgtaatagttatcaaaatagatgcttgTTAAGCGGAgacatttgattatttgcaataaaatatttgttaatttatgctacttccattatTTACCAGTATTCATGGcttaacattgagataattgccctgtccaaattatatatacctgagggtgtccaaaacatatattcggtgtccaaaatgctattctaataggcgattggaaattgtgattttcttagcttgaaatgctttcgttaaggtttttgtcaccaggaacgcaaagtacaatcatattataagcgtattagtgactttgaaaaataattaatttctttctaaggaagctaggggacgatttttccaacgttgtcctcagcctgtccaaaatacatgaattaccctatatcgtgtggcaggcacgaagatactctatgcccacggaaatttccattacgaaaagatcctggactgaccgggaatcgaacccgtcgaatacccacgcctttacagctgtggctataggggccctgtccttaataaagctaattatcataatcataattatcataattctttcaaaaatacctccagggattccttcaagcattcctacaggaatttctccaaaaatacctacaggaaatccCCAAGGAAGTCCTCAGGAGCTCCCACAAAATTACGACCGTTATCGCAATATATGTGGTTCGGCTTGCCACGCCGGCCAGTAAACCGGCGCAAACTTGCGATGAATGCCTCTGAAGTTAAGTCGGGGACTAGGTCAAGGTGTACTGCCTTAACAGTCAGACAAACGTAAACACATACGTACGCCTTGACCGGGGCTGCTTTTCTGTTGAGGGGACGAAAAAAGATGGGGCCGGCGAAATCGACTCCGACGTTTTCAAATGTTACTCGAACCGGTGGTAGGTTGCCCATTAGTTGCTCCAACGACTTTGGTGACGCACGGCTGCAGGTAACGCAACGATGTACGATGCTGCTGGCGAGACTCCGTCCATTCAGAGGCCAGAAGCGATGACGTAGGGATGACAGCAGAAGAGTCGGACCACCATGCAGTGTTCTCAGGTGCTCGAGTGAGACGATCATCTTGGTTAGTCGATGATTTTCTGGGAGTATCACGGGGTGCCGCTTGTCAACACTGAGCCCGGAATGGTGCAGCCAGCCGCCAACTCGAATCAATCCGTCGATGAGTTGTGGGTTCAGGAAGCGTAACTTGGATTTCTTGCTAACGGGTTCCTTCCGAGCGAGCTGCTTTAATTCCGAACCGAACGCGTCTTCTTGCACACGACTTACCAAGCGGAGTAACGCGCGATCGATTTCCGACGCCGTCAACGGACCGGTTACGCGATCACTTTTCGGCAAACGAGTGTTCTCGACGAACCGGAGCCACCACGATCGATAATGTCCTCTGGTTCTGTGAATACAGGCAGGGCAACAACTTTCCGTAGTTCTGGATCTTCGGGGTTCTGCTTTCGCGAAACGTATTTCTTCGGCCATGGTTCACTCGATGATCTGATCCAGATGGGTCCGTTCCACCATAGACTGCTTTCGACAAGGTTCTCTAGGCTGGTTCCCCTGGACAGCAGGTCAGCGggattgtcctcggaaggcacaTGGTTCCAAGATGCGGCAGCGGTCAACTCCTGAATTTCTGCAACTCGATTGCAGAAGGTCTTCCAGGTTGAAGGCGGAGCTGAGATCCAATCCAGTGTTATGGTTGAATCTGTCCATAGGTATACTGGAGCCACGAGCGAAGTGCTTTTCTGGATCTGAGCCAGAAGATGTGACAACAGCAGCGCAGCGGGGAGCTCCAGTCTTGGTATTGACTTGCTGCTGAGCGGAGCTACGCGCGACTTAGCCGTTAGCAGTTGGGTATAGCATTGGCCATTCAACATGATCGACCTTATATACGCACATGCTCCGTATGCCTGCAGGGATGCGTCGCTGAAGCCATGGATTTCCAACGTTTGATGCGGTGAGAGCATGACCAACCGCGGAATACGAAAACCTTCTAGATGATCCAGATCTCGCTGATACGAAATCCATTCCTTTTCAAACTGCACCGGAAGTGGAGTATCCCATTCCAATTGGCGTTTCCAGAGGGCTTGCATTATAATTTTAGCGCGGACGATTGTAGGACCTAGCAGCCCGAGGGGATCAAATAGGCTGCTCATCTGCGACAGCACGGTTCTCTTGGTGATTTGCCGATTCTCCTTCCAATTCGGTAGTTTGAACGAAAGTTGATCAGTGGCAGGCTCCCAACGTAGACCAAGCGCGTTAACGGATGTGTCTCGATCTAGTTCTAGCAGTGTACGTGTTTCTCGAAGATTCTGTGGTACAATATCCAACACGTCTTGGCAGTTAGACGACCACTGCCGAAGAGGGAAACCTCCGGCGTCCAGGAGTCCAATCATTTCTCGCACGATAACCTTCAAGTGCTCCGCGTCGTTGAAACCAGTAAGGAGGTTGTCCACATAGAAATCTTGCAGAGCTATTCTAGCCGCAAGCGGAAATCGGCATTCTTCGTCCGTAGCCATCTGTTGAAGAACGCGCATTGCTAGGAAGGGCGAGTTGTTCAAACCGTACGTGATGGTGAGTAACTGGTACACCTTCAAATGGAGCTCAGGATCATCACGCCACAATATTCGTTGTAACGCTTGATCGGACGAATGAACCAGAATCTGCCTATACATCTTTTCGATATCGGCGGTCACCACGAAACGGTACAATCGGAACCGCAGAACAATTTCCACTAGCATTTGCTGGATCGTGGGACCAGGAACAAGGACGTCGTTTAGAGACAAGCCAGAGCGTGATTTGCAGGATGCATCAAACACAGTTCTGAGTTTGGTGGTGATGCTCTCCGGCTTCAGAACTCCATGATGTGGGAGAACAAACTGCGGTTGGACGTTCAGTTCCTCTTCTGACACTTCGCGCATATGCCCCAGTGCAATGTACTGGGCGATGAAATCTTGATACAGATCCCTTTTCTGCGGGTCGGTCATGAGGGAACGCTCCAGGGAATAGAAGCGTCGTGGGGCCTGGTACACGTTGTCATCCAATTGTGGGACGAGTTCTTCGCGTTTTGACAATCCAACGACGTATCGACCTTCGGGGGTCCGGGTAGTTTTGGCCAGGAAATGTTCCTCGCAAAACTTGTCAGATGCTGACCAACCTTTGGTGTCATGAACGGTTTCCAACTCCCAAAACTTTCGAAGCAATTCTTCCACGTGGACGGCGCTACTTATCAAACAGGTACGAGGATCAGCATGGTCGTGATCGCGAATGGTGCACGGTCCTGACACCACCCAACCGAGTACAGAATTCTTCAAAACCGGCAACTGCTCACCAAGCTGGATACGACCGTAGCGAAGAGTGTCGAAGAAGAATTGAGCTCCCAAGATTATGTCAATTTCATTCGACACGTGGAACGTTGGATCAGCAAGACGCAGTGTTTCAGGAATATGCCATTCCCAGATATTGATTGTTGATCCTGGTAGCTTGATGGCGAGAGAGGGAAGAACTAGAAGTTGCGGTTCGATAACATATGGAGAAACTCTTGACGATATCTTGGCGATTACGGAGTGCGTGACCTTAGCAGTTGATCGTCCTATGCCACACACTAGAACAGGAGCAGAAGCACGAGTACATGGGAGTCGGAGTTTCTCGGAAAAAGCCTTCGTGATGAAGTGGCTCTGTGATCCTGAATCCAGGAGACAACGAGCAAGAACCTTGCGACCATTGGCATCCTCAATTTCTACCAGTGCGGTAGGAAGAATCACAGCGGtgtgtacactcattgcacaattatgggtcacacacaattattagtcactttccactttaatagataaatactaattaattgcaaactTTTGTTAgcccattatcatttttcgttcataagttgatttgttttgtgtcactatacgtattgcacacgggcttatacgtttaaatatacatattttctatatttatttgttcggcgcaaaacatctgtcaaagtaacgcttcgattgtgaacatcggaaagtgcgtgcgctgcttttgtaagctctgtaaaagcgagctttagtgattttcaagtgcgaaatggtatcgtcaccagaacaaaggtataatttacgttctaaatgtagaaattcatatgactgcagctaattaaagcttatttaaggcaaaatttaagtgactcattattgtgccaaagaacaccgaaaatcacacaattatgggtcaccttttgtgcagcataatattgagagtTTTGCGTACATgcacattgcatacttttaggcgtttatcggtggttgtgttggagattttgtcctaattttgaaaaattgattccaaatcgtaaaaacacgcttcgttaagaggtttgagaccagttttagattctactttaGCTGATCTATCgaaaataagtgatcattcattgagaAAATAGAcacaacattattgttgagccgattcctcttgagtgacccataataggcaacaaattgacccataattattacacagccaattttgacccattattgtggtattcattattcaccaacattttggtaattttcaccgcctaaagtgaattttacaagcagatttttataaaaAACAATAACAAGAAGCTTCAAAAAAGagaatataaaacaaaaataatggaagtgttatttttgaatgaaaaacgtACCATAATATagaatgattgttccttgagtgacccataattgtgcaacgaGTGTACATTCTCCTTGTCGTATGCCATCATGGCAAAGTGCAGGTTTCCAGGAACTGTTGGCACTGTAGAACGTTGTGGAGGATGCGAACCGACAACCGGGGACAACCTTGGAGGTTGGGACAGATTCTGCGACGATGACGCAGGAACATTCACTACAGGAGGCGGAGTCGGTTGAGCAAGGGACGGAGCAGAGGGTTGTGCAACAAGAGAGACAGACGCGCTTTCTTGAGGACCAGACGAGGGCTGTAGCACGAATTGTGCCCCATGGAGGAGAGTGTGGTGTTTCTTATGACAGCGGTTGCATGTTTTGCTTTGACAGGACTTGGCTAAGTGATCCGTACTGCGGAGACAATTAGCACACAACTTCTTGACCTTGACGAATTCAAACCGTTGCTGTTCAGATAGCTTCTGGAAATCAGGGCAATGGTATAGGAAATGGCTTTGGGTGCATTTTTCACACTTCCTAGCAGATTGTACACCTTGCGAGGAGGACGAGGAACTGAAATGAGCGGCGGACTTCACTGGCTTCACCCTAGGGTCACGACTGGAACCAGGAGACGGACTAACACACTGCAAAACTCTGGCATAGTTCTGCAGGTAGTTTACCATTGACATATACGTAGGCATATCATCATCGTCTGAATCGTCACCTGCCGCACCACCAAGAACATTGGCAACATTGCCACTGTCCAGCCGGGCACAGTAGCTCTCCCACTCTTTCAGCGTGTGCGGATCCAAACGAGTAGACAGCTGGTAGACCAAAAGCGAATCCCAGGAACTG includes:
- the LOC115270984 gene encoding uncharacterized protein LOC115270984; amino-acid sequence: MNFDMKYYMLRACLSKRLNQKAQPDVPPAQPVTHTSHIRFPEINLPRFSGRLADGCVFRDAFDSAIGSRVEISNVEKFQYLKGLVAAKIIEPISISEDGYRDAWRALKLRYENKRQLIRCHIKSLFEVPSIKKESADELLNLVDRFEQQISVLRRLGEDTSSWDSLLVYQLSTRLDPHTLKEWESYCARLDSGNVANVLGGAAGDDSDDDDMPTYMSMVNYLQNYARVLQCVSPSPGSSRDPRVKPVKSAAHFSSSSSSQGVQSARKCEKCTQSHFLYHCPDFQKLSEQQRFEFVKVKKLCANCLRSTDHLAKSCQSKTCNRCHKKHHTLLHGAQFVLQPSSGPQESASVSLVAQPSAPSLAQPTPPPVVNVPASSSQNLSQPPRLSPVVGSHPPQRSTVPTVPGNLHFAMMAYDKENVHSLHNYGSLKEQSFYIMLPGSTINIWEWHIPETLRLADPTFHVSNEIDIILGAQFFFDTLRYGRIQLGEQLPVLKNSVLGWVVSGPCTIRDHDHADPRTCLISSAVHVEELLRKFWELETVHDTKGWSASDKFCEEHFLAKTTRTPEGRYVVGLSKREELVPQLDDNVYQAPRRFYSLERSLMTDPQKRDLYQDFIAQYIALGHMREVSEEELNVQPQFVLPHHGVLKPESITTKLRTVFDASCKSRSGLSLNDVLVPGPTIQQMLVEIVLRFRLYRFVVTADIEKMYRQILVHSSDQALQRILWRDDPELHLKVYQLLTITYGLNNSPFLAMRVLQQMATDEECRFPLAARIALQDFYVDNLLTGFNDAEHLKVIVREMIGLLDAGGFPLRQWSSNCQDVLDIVPQNLRETRTLLELDRDTSVNALGLRWEPATDQLSFKLPNWKENRQITKRTVLSQMSSLFDPLGLLGPTIVRAKIIMQALWKRQLEWDTPLPVQFEKEWISYQRDLDHLEGFRIPRLVMLSPHQTLEIHGFSDASLQAYGACAYIRSIMLNGQCYTQLLTAKSRVAPLSSKSIPRLELPAALLLSHLLAQIQKSTSLVAPVYLWTDSTITLDWISAPPSTWKTFCNRVAEIQELTAAASWNHVPSEDNPADLLSRGTSLENLVESSLWWNGPIWIRSSSEPWPKKYVSRKQNPEDPELRKVVALPVFTEPEDIIDRGGSGSSRTLVCRKVIA